The following are encoded in a window of Impatiens glandulifera chromosome 5, dImpGla2.1, whole genome shotgun sequence genomic DNA:
- the LOC124937451 gene encoding uncharacterized protein LOC124937451, which yields MLGKRLISFLKKPSSLQLSSSAKLGENSEAKPWGRRIISGALICLTGGVALSAINDLVIYYGCSSIAMEKATHNKAVIDAIGEPIVRGPWYNASLAVAHKRHSVSCTFPVSGPQGTGVLQLKAVRNGEDTWLSFMRNHSDWEILVMEALVHIPSNEEKQQTMRISVSDNFPLAAGPACTDCTRSAPLDEVKTGSP from the exons ATGTTAGGGAAGAGGCTCATCTCCTTCCTGAAGAAACCTTCATCATTGCAGCTCTCAAG TTCTGCGAAATTGGGTGAGAATTCAGAAGCCAAGCCATGGGGTCGTAGGATTATTTCAGGTGCCTTGATTTGCCTTACAGGTGGTGTTGCTCTGAGTGCCATTAACGACCTTGTCATTTATTATGGCTGTAGCAG CATAGCTATGGAGAAGGCCACCCATAACAAGGCAGTTATAGATGCAATTGGAGAGCCAATTGTGAGAGGGCCTTGGTACAATGCTTCACTTGCAGTTGCTCACAAGAGACACTCTGTTTCCTGCACATTTCCTGTTTCTGGACCTCAGGGAACTGGAGTCCTCCAGTTAAAAGCTGTTCGAAATGGAG AAGATACATGGCTTTCGTTCATGAGGAATCATAGTGATTGGGAAATACTTGTGATGGAAGCCCTAGTCCATATTCCCTCAAATGAAGAGAAACAGCAAACTATGAGGATTAGTGTTTCAGACAACTTTCCTCTAGCTGCCGGGCCAGCTTGCACAGATTGCACACGATCGGCACCATTGGATGAAGTGAAAACTGGATCTCCTTAA